A genome region from Candidatus Methylomirabilis tolerans includes the following:
- a CDS encoding thioesterase family protein has product MSLHEGMTFEGAWKVTESEAADRHGNPFVHVLTTPVVVEWMEEVATAGVQPHLLEGQGTVGSIVKMMHLAPTPIGLVVKVTATLTQIDERHLVFRIEAFDEVEKIAECRHERVIVDLARFHNKAGRKARGTGTS; this is encoded by the coding sequence ATGAGCCTGCATGAAGGGATGACGTTTGAGGGAGCCTGGAAGGTGACCGAATCCGAGGCGGCCGACCGGCATGGCAACCCATTCGTTCATGTGCTCACCACGCCGGTTGTGGTCGAGTGGATGGAGGAGGTGGCGACGGCCGGTGTACAGCCACACCTCTTAGAGGGGCAGGGCACCGTCGGTAGTATCGTGAAGATGATGCACCTGGCGCCGACCCCGATCGGACTTGTGGTGAAGGTGACGGCGACGCTGACGCAGATTGATGAGCGGCATCTTGTCTTCCGGATTGAGGCGTTTGACGAGGTAGAGAAGATTGCCGAGTGCCGGCACGAGCGGGTCATCGTTGACCTTGCGCGCTTTCACAACAAGGCCGGTAGAAAGGCGAGAGGGACGGGAACCTCGTGA
- the hpnD gene encoding presqualene diphosphate synthase HpnD gives MNQVDDLRTHSRTITKQSGSNFSSAFLFLPKPKREAIYAVYAFCRLSDDLVDESRAGGDPAAELARWRHTLDTCLQDNVGPPVIMAVGQAARRFNIPKVYFEELLNGMEMDLVRARYATFEELYPYCYRVASIVGLICIEIFGYTNPQAKIYAEQLGIAFQLTNILRDVGVDAQRGRIYLPQDELKRFGYSEEDLLAGRYNHAFVELMRFQCERARGFFQAASAALAAEDTRSLLAAEIMRAIYYRLLLKIEAQQYDVFHGNITIGKYRKLLLAGTLWLRSVLSP, from the coding sequence ATGAATCAGGTAGACGACCTTCGAACTCACAGCCGCACGATCACCAAGCAAAGCGGCTCAAATTTCTCTTCTGCCTTTCTTTTCCTCCCAAAGCCGAAACGCGAGGCGATCTATGCCGTGTATGCCTTCTGCCGGCTAAGTGATGATCTTGTGGACGAATCAAGAGCCGGAGGCGATCCGGCAGCCGAACTTGCCCGGTGGCGCCACACCCTCGATACCTGCCTTCAGGACAACGTCGGCCCCCCCGTCATCATGGCTGTCGGTCAGGCCGCGCGCCGTTTTAATATCCCAAAGGTCTATTTCGAGGAGTTGCTCAATGGCATGGAGATGGATCTTGTACGTGCCAGGTATGCTACGTTTGAGGAACTCTACCCGTATTGCTACCGCGTGGCGTCGATTGTCGGTCTTATCTGCATCGAAATCTTCGGCTACACCAACCCGCAAGCAAAGATCTATGCCGAGCAATTGGGCATCGCCTTTCAACTCACCAACATTCTCCGGGATGTGGGGGTTGATGCACAACGAGGACGGATCTATCTTCCGCAGGATGAACTGAAGCGATTTGGATATTCCGAAGAAGATCTGCTGGCTGGGCGGTACAATCATGCCTTCGTGGAGCTGATGCGGTTTCAATGTGAGCGAGCCCGAGGCTTTTTCCAGGCCGCTTCAGCCGCCTTGGCGGCCGAGGATACGCGATCGCTGTTGGCCGCAGAAATCATGCGGGCCATTTACTACCGCCTGTTACTCAAGATCGAAGCCCAGCAGTACGATGTCTTCCACGGGAATATTACCATTGGTAAATACCGAAAGCTTTTGCTGGCTGGTACTCTGTGGCTACGATCGGTACTGAGTCCGTAA
- the rtcA gene encoding RNA 3'-phosphate cyclase translates to MVASGILKIDGSYGEGGGQILRTALALSAVLGRPVELFKIRAGRKKPGLQPQHLSCVKVLAEITGAEVHGAELGSSRLHFTPGPITGGSRRIDVGTAGAVSLVFQAILAPLAFAGTSSTVTMTGGTHVPWSPPAPYISEIFLPMVERMGLAATWQLQRGGFYPKGGGEVRAAVQPLTRLSSMDLTNRGALLAIRGISAVAGLPMAIAERQADRVRYRLADAGHKIEIKIAELDAVCRGDTVFVWAEFEKVRAGFGALGERGKSAERVADEAADALLNFLAGNAGADPHLTDQLAVLMALANGRSVLTMARVSQHLLTNLWTIQQFLPIGVLLEGRLGGPGRLTIDGIGLNVSSCGAMAAARA, encoded by the coding sequence GTGGTGGCGAGTGGCATTCTCAAGATAGACGGATCGTACGGTGAGGGTGGCGGCCAGATTCTCAGAACGGCCCTGGCCCTGTCCGCCGTCCTTGGCAGGCCGGTAGAACTGTTCAAGATCCGGGCGGGCCGGAAGAAGCCCGGCCTACAACCGCAGCACCTTTCTTGCGTCAAGGTGCTTGCTGAGATTACCGGCGCTGAGGTGCATGGGGCGGAGCTCGGCTCTTCCCGCCTCCATTTTACCCCCGGGCCGATCACCGGAGGATCGCGTCGAATCGACGTCGGGACAGCCGGTGCAGTGTCGCTCGTGTTTCAGGCGATCCTTGCGCCGCTTGCATTTGCAGGGACGTCGTCGACGGTGACGATGACGGGCGGAACCCACGTTCCATGGAGTCCGCCGGCCCCATACATCTCCGAAATTTTCCTGCCGATGGTGGAGAGGATGGGACTGGCTGCCACCTGGCAACTGCAACGGGGCGGCTTTTACCCCAAAGGAGGTGGCGAGGTGCGAGCTGCCGTACAGCCGTTGACCAGGCTGAGTTCGATGGACCTCACGAATCGCGGAGCGCTGCTGGCTATCCGGGGTATATCAGCCGTAGCGGGACTCCCCATGGCGATTGCCGAACGACAGGCTGATCGGGTCCGATACCGGCTTGCCGACGCCGGGCACAAAATAGAGATTAAGATTGCCGAGCTCGATGCCGTCTGCCGTGGCGATACCGTGTTTGTATGGGCTGAATTCGAGAAGGTTCGAGCCGGATTTGGCGCGCTTGGCGAGCGTGGAAAATCCGCTGAGCGCGTCGCTGATGAGGCGGCGGATGCCCTGCTGAACTTTCTTGCCGGAAATGCCGGCGCCGACCCCCATCTAACCGATCAGCTTGCGGTACTGATGGCACTGGCTAATGGTCGCTCGGTTCTTACCATGGCGCGTGTGAGCCAACATCTGCTGACGAACCTCTGGACGATTCAGCAGTTTCTGCCGATAGGGGTATTGCTGGAAGGCCGGCTGGGTGGACCGGGCCGGCTCACTATCGACGGCATCGGTCTGAATGTCTCTTCATGCGGGGCGATGGCGGCGGCTCGCGCCTGA
- a CDS encoding alpha/beta hydrolase — translation MDYRSRIGMMCRTAVAIIAISASAVGAAEQENAIVKEEFLVQGRDQGIKLFVREKRLANLPKIVKENVILFVHGLPGPASVVFDLPLPGYSWLEYMAERGFDAFTVDIRGFGRSTRPPEMKESPDQNLPLVRADQVMRDIDVAVDYIRSKRKVDKVSIIGHSIGASWAALYATLHPEKVNKLVMYGAIYGKNSTFVSTFGDTTNPDRPYLEMGAYRYLPRKEMLEQWDGWIKPELQDEWREKEVVDTWLNTLFNSDPTAKQRTPESIQVPNGPYIDWHEIHAGRSLFDPARIKASTMIVRGSAEELMTNEAADELLQKLTSAPSKRRLDIGDSTHYAILEKNRLLLYRGVQNFLEE, via the coding sequence ATGGATTACCGGTCGCGAATCGGCATGATGTGCCGGACGGCAGTCGCGATTATCGCAATAAGCGCTTCTGCTGTAGGCGCGGCGGAGCAGGAGAACGCCATCGTCAAAGAGGAATTTTTGGTGCAGGGTAGGGATCAGGGAATCAAGCTGTTCGTTCGAGAGAAGCGACTTGCGAACTTACCGAAGATTGTCAAAGAGAATGTCATCCTGTTCGTTCACGGTCTCCCAGGTCCTGCCTCAGTCGTCTTCGACCTCCCTCTTCCCGGATATTCTTGGTTGGAGTATATGGCCGAACGCGGTTTTGACGCGTTTACCGTGGATATCAGAGGATTCGGACGCTCGACCAGGCCACCGGAGATGAAGGAATCTCCGGATCAGAACCTTCCCCTGGTTCGAGCGGATCAGGTGATGCGGGATATTGATGTCGCTGTCGATTATATTCGTTCCAAGCGAAAGGTGGACAAGGTCAGCATCATTGGACACTCCATCGGCGCCTCTTGGGCCGCCCTCTATGCGACACTGCATCCAGAAAAAGTGAATAAGTTGGTCATGTATGGGGCGATTTATGGGAAGAATTCTACCTTCGTCAGTACGTTCGGAGACACCACCAACCCGGACCGACCGTACCTTGAAATGGGTGCCTATCGCTATCTGCCTCGGAAGGAGATGCTTGAGCAGTGGGATGGATGGATCAAGCCTGAGTTGCAGGATGAATGGCGGGAGAAAGAAGTTGTCGACACCTGGCTGAACACGCTCTTCAACTCCGATCCTACAGCCAAACAGCGCACCCCGGAATCGATCCAGGTCCCAAACGGCCCGTATATTGATTGGCACGAAATCCATGCGGGTCGGTCGTTGTTCGATCCGGCGAGGATCAAGGCGTCGACTATGATCGTTCGAGGAAGCGCTGAAGAGTTGATGACCAACGAAGCGGCCGATGAACTCCTTCAGAAGCTGACATCGGCGCCATCCAAGCGGCGCCTGGACATCGGAGATTCAACCCACTACGCCATACTGGAAAAGAATCGTCTCCTGCTCTATCGAGGCGTGCAGAACTTTTTAGAGGAGTGA
- a CDS encoding phosphoglucomutase/phosphomannomutase family protein, which translates to MKAALLPGSSRATPLRDEYDLHRIVRLRPLMPAPPQIRFGTDGWRGVIARDFTFQGVQLVAGAVAATLRANHPEGHHLLIAVGHDTRFLSRRFAQTAANVLVALGVDTRLTTSHVPTPVLACAIPLLTARGGVMITASHNPPSYNGMKVRIADGGAATTTFTDRIEAEVCRLSDDRSGCAGGALPAVDRTSVGAIDLFDPLPLYRERLRTLVDMERIAHSGVHVVIDSMYGATQGIVAELLRRIGLQVEELHAEINPWFGGVSPEPLGASLGELAERVRGLNRSRKIGLAFDGDGDRLGAIDETGTYVTPHQILALLLQHLVTRRGLSGTAIKTFSTTTMIDRLAASHGLRLAVTPIGFKHIAEVMRREPFLIGGEESGGIGIAGHIPERDGIVSALLLLECLATEGKPLGVLLQELEAKVGPHCYRRLDLRLARQEDGCKLGQRVAGDPPTHIDGWRVKEAQTLDGVKLVGADGGWLLIRPSGTEPVLRLYAEAPTQGQVARLLDWAKAYADKIQRATP; encoded by the coding sequence TTGAAGGCGGCACTACTGCCTGGCTCAAGCAGGGCTACCCCCTTACGCGATGAGTACGATCTGCATCGTATCGTCCGACTCCGTCCACTGATGCCTGCGCCGCCGCAGATCCGCTTCGGAACAGATGGATGGCGCGGGGTCATCGCCAGGGATTTCACCTTTCAGGGGGTTCAACTGGTGGCCGGCGCTGTGGCGGCAACCCTTCGAGCGAATCATCCTGAAGGCCATCATCTACTCATCGCCGTCGGTCACGATACCCGCTTTCTCTCTCGTCGATTCGCACAGACAGCAGCCAACGTCTTGGTCGCTCTCGGCGTAGACACTCGTCTCACAACCTCTCACGTTCCCACCCCTGTGTTGGCGTGCGCGATTCCACTCCTCACGGCAAGAGGTGGGGTGATGATCACTGCCAGCCATAATCCCCCATCCTATAACGGGATGAAGGTCCGCATAGCCGATGGTGGCGCCGCGACCACGACGTTCACCGATCGGATCGAGGCGGAGGTGTGCCGTCTCTCGGATGATCGTAGCGGATGTGCCGGCGGCGCCTTGCCTGCTGTAGACCGGACCAGTGTGGGCGCGATCGATCTGTTTGATCCCCTTCCACTCTATCGGGAGCGGCTGCGCACGCTAGTCGATATGGAGCGTATTGCTCACTCGGGTGTTCACGTTGTCATCGATTCGATGTACGGGGCGACGCAGGGTATTGTTGCGGAGCTGCTTCGACGGATCGGTCTTCAGGTGGAGGAGCTCCACGCAGAGATCAATCCCTGGTTCGGGGGGGTGTCTCCAGAACCGCTTGGCGCGAGCCTCGGAGAGCTCGCCGAACGGGTCAGGGGCCTGAACCGGTCACGAAAGATCGGCCTGGCCTTCGATGGCGACGGTGATCGTCTGGGGGCTATCGATGAGACTGGAACGTATGTCACGCCGCATCAGATCTTGGCGCTGCTGCTGCAGCATCTGGTGACTAGGCGCGGACTCTCCGGTACGGCGATCAAGACCTTTTCTACCACCACGATGATCGACCGGTTGGCCGCAAGTCATGGCTTGCGGCTTGCCGTCACCCCAATCGGGTTCAAGCATATTGCCGAGGTTATGCGACGGGAGCCGTTTCTGATCGGGGGAGAGGAGAGTGGGGGGATCGGGATTGCCGGACATATCCCTGAGCGGGATGGAATAGTCAGTGCGTTGCTGCTGCTGGAGTGTCTGGCGACCGAAGGGAAACCGCTCGGGGTGTTACTCCAGGAGCTGGAGGCGAAGGTGGGACCCCATTGCTATCGACGCCTGGACCTGAGGCTGGCTCGCCAGGAGGATGGATGTAAGCTTGGACAGCGCGTTGCCGGAGACCCGCCGACCCATATCGACGGGTGGCGAGTAAAAGAGGCGCAGACCCTGGATGGCGTAAAGCTGGTCGGGGCAGATGGCGGCTGGCTGCTCATCCGACCGTCAGGGACAGAGCCCGTGCTTCGTCTCTACGCCGAGGCGCCGACTCAGGGTCAGGTTGCTCGGTTACTCGACTGGGCGAAGGCATACGCGGATAAGATTCAGAGGGCCACGCCTTGA
- a CDS encoding N-acetyltransferase, with the protein MRRHMVRKAETTDVPAIVRLVNVYAGKGDLLPLRSQEIYDRIDDFHVCEQDGRIVGVCSLFVYGTDLAEIRSLAVWPECQGKGIGRAVTEVCIATAKDRRIRRVFALTYKPMFFERLGFHVVDKLTLPEKVWKDCLQCSKLFDCDEVALLLEL; encoded by the coding sequence CTGAGGCGGCACATGGTAAGGAAGGCGGAGACGACCGATGTCCCGGCAATTGTACGCCTGGTGAATGTGTACGCCGGCAAGGGTGATCTCTTGCCACTGAGGTCGCAGGAGATCTACGATCGGATCGACGATTTCCACGTATGTGAGCAGGACGGACGGATTGTTGGGGTCTGCTCCCTTTTTGTTTACGGGACGGATCTGGCGGAGATCCGATCGCTGGCTGTCTGGCCGGAGTGCCAAGGGAAGGGGATCGGCCGGGCAGTGACCGAGGTCTGCATCGCCACAGCGAAGGACCGCCGGATCAGGCGAGTGTTTGCCCTGACCTACAAGCCGATGTTCTTTGAGCGCCTGGGTTTTCACGTGGTTGACAAACTCACACTGCCGGAAAAGGTGTGGAAGGATTGCCTTCAGTGCAGCAAGCTGTTCGATTGCGACGAGGTGGCGCTCCTCCTTGAACTGTAA
- a CDS encoding DUF3105 domain-containing protein codes for MTKPQVTKSQIKKEAKQKAQRERAETERTKRRQGLGGRIGLYAAIAAVLLVGGYWGYGKMTEKVSWTTVPVLPSPHVPLDMPHPPYNSDPPTSGPHAPGLAQWGIHTEPVPKEMQVHNLEDGGVAINYSCQDCPDLVTQLTTIAERYDRVILAPYTGLDRRIALTAWGRIDKFDEFDEVRIVKFIKAHIGIDHHGKGG; via the coding sequence ATGACAAAGCCGCAGGTCACGAAATCACAAATCAAGAAAGAGGCAAAGCAAAAGGCACAACGGGAACGGGCTGAGACGGAAAGAACGAAGCGTCGTCAGGGGCTTGGGGGGCGGATCGGGCTCTATGCTGCCATTGCAGCCGTCCTGCTGGTTGGCGGTTATTGGGGCTATGGTAAGATGACGGAGAAGGTGAGCTGGACCACTGTCCCGGTCCTACCGAGCCCTCACGTTCCCCTCGATATGCCGCATCCGCCATACAACAGCGATCCACCCACCTCAGGGCCCCATGCCCCTGGACTGGCTCAGTGGGGGATTCATACCGAGCCGGTCCCCAAGGAGATGCAGGTTCACAACCTCGAAGATGGCGGCGTGGCGATCAACTACTCCTGTCAGGATTGCCCTGACCTGGTCACGCAACTCACCACAATTGCCGAGCGGTACGATCGCGTCATCCTGGCGCCATATACCGGATTGGACCGGAGGATTGCGCTGACGGCATGGGGCAGGATCGATAAGTTCGACGAATTCGACGAGGTGCGCATCGTTAAGTTCATTAAAGCCCACATTGGAATCGACCACCACGGCAAGGGTGGCTAA
- a CDS encoding NAD-binding protein, which yields MNFIIVGCGRVGTELAYRLFQKGHQVAVIDQVAAAFNSLPTDFRGRTVEGEALASDILRRAGIEQADGLAAVTNSDSLNVVVAHVAKTVYHVPQVVVRNYHPRWRALHEAFGLQVVSSTSWGAQRIEELLYPTFAKCVFSAGNGEVEIYELSVSETWHGHTLQDLLHAGQCLAVALTRAGKAILPSSEERLEVGDILHLSSTMEGIETLRERLKASQGR from the coding sequence ATGAATTTCATTATCGTGGGGTGTGGGCGAGTAGGTACAGAGCTGGCCTATCGGCTATTCCAGAAGGGGCACCAGGTGGCGGTGATCGACCAGGTGGCCGCCGCTTTTAATAGCCTGCCCACAGACTTTCGCGGACGTACAGTGGAAGGCGAGGCGCTGGCCAGTGATATACTCCGCAGGGCCGGCATCGAGCAGGCTGATGGCCTGGCCGCTGTGACCAATTCCGACTCACTGAACGTCGTTGTCGCCCACGTGGCAAAGACCGTCTACCATGTGCCCCAGGTCGTCGTCCGCAATTATCATCCGCGCTGGCGAGCCTTGCACGAGGCCTTTGGTTTGCAGGTCGTCAGTTCGACCAGTTGGGGCGCTCAGCGCATCGAGGAGCTACTCTACCCCACCTTCGCCAAATGCGTGTTCTCGGCCGGCAATGGCGAAGTCGAGATCTATGAACTCTCGGTATCTGAGACCTGGCACGGCCATACTCTCCAGGATCTCCTCCACGCAGGCCAGTGTCTGGCGGTGGCGCTGACCAGGGCAGGCAAGGCCATCCTCCCCTCCTCAGAGGAACGCCTGGAGGTGGGCGATATCCTGCACCTGAGTTCCACTATGGAGGGTATCGAAACGTTGCGTGAGCGGCTGAAGGCGTCACAAGGGAGGTGA
- a CDS encoding NAD-binding protein: protein MFVLIAGGGRTATHLATLLLTRQHEVRVLEHRRDVLARLHHELPTEVIYEGNPIDPQALEQAGIRQAKVLAACTSVDEDNLALCFFARTRYNVPRIIAWVNNPRAAWLFDEKFHVDVALNQAQIFSSLIEEEMSLGDMMTLLKLRRGRYSLVEEKIPPGARALGIAIKDLRLPPNSVIATIIRHGQILIPRGDTQFEVGDEVLAIADREGAEELAGLFGRPDPSAPNNAQQA, encoded by the coding sequence ATGTTTGTTCTGATCGCGGGTGGAGGCCGAACCGCAACGCACCTGGCCACCCTCCTGCTGACTCGCCAGCACGAGGTCCGAGTGCTCGAGCATCGACGCGACGTACTGGCGCGCCTGCACCACGAACTACCTACCGAGGTGATCTACGAAGGCAATCCCATCGATCCGCAGGCATTGGAACAGGCCGGCATCCGTCAGGCGAAGGTGTTGGCTGCGTGTACCTCTGTCGATGAAGACAATCTCGCGCTCTGTTTCTTTGCCCGCACCCGCTACAACGTGCCCCGTATTATCGCCTGGGTCAATAATCCCCGCGCCGCCTGGCTCTTCGACGAGAAGTTCCACGTGGACGTGGCCCTCAACCAGGCACAGATCTTCAGCAGCCTGATCGAAGAAGAGATGTCGCTCGGCGATATGATGACACTGCTCAAATTGCGGAGGGGCCGCTACTCCCTGGTAGAGGAGAAGATCCCCCCGGGAGCTCGCGCCCTGGGCATCGCGATCAAGGACCTGCGCCTACCGCCGAATTCGGTGATCGCCACCATCATCCGGCACGGGCAGATCCTCATTCCGCGCGGGGATACCCAATTTGAGGTTGGGGATGAGGTGCTCGCGATTGCTGATCGTGAAGGCGCCGAAGAGCTCGCCGGCCTGTTCGGACGACCGGATCCGTCTGCGCCAAACAACGCACAGCAGGCGTGA
- a CDS encoding kinase/pyrophosphorylase: protein MNLPLVGGRYRIFAVSDATGTTAELVVRAALAQFQTAEIEILRLPNIRTVGEVRRAIESAQASKGIIVHTLVSEELRQVVVREGRERGVETIDLIGPLLLRLSDLLRIPPLMQPGLFRQLGQEYLHRIEAIEYTVKHDDGQDPLGLNRADLTLVGISRTSKTPLSIYLAGKGWRVANVPVILNLPLPGRLMTIDQGRIVGLIVAVDRLVELRRARLEQKHASVADAYAKLEEVRAELSYSRSLFRKAGWPVIDMTSKSIEEAASEILALIAAPDTPQPAERKGADACRKSGGRK from the coding sequence ATGAACCTACCCTTGGTCGGAGGACGTTATCGGATTTTTGCGGTTTCCGATGCAACCGGTACCACCGCAGAGTTGGTCGTCAGAGCCGCACTGGCCCAGTTTCAGACGGCGGAGATCGAGATTCTGCGTCTTCCCAATATCCGGACGGTGGGTGAGGTGCGACGTGCGATTGAGAGCGCTCAAGCGAGTAAGGGGATCATCGTGCATACCCTGGTGTCGGAGGAACTTCGCCAGGTCGTAGTACGAGAGGGACGGGAGCGGGGGGTAGAGACCATCGACCTGATCGGCCCGCTTCTGCTTCGCCTGAGCGACCTGCTGCGCATTCCGCCGCTCATGCAACCCGGTCTGTTTCGACAACTGGGACAGGAGTACCTTCACCGAATCGAGGCCATCGAATACACCGTCAAGCACGACGACGGCCAGGACCCGCTTGGACTCAACCGCGCCGATCTCACCCTGGTCGGTATCTCGCGAACCTCCAAGACGCCGCTCAGCATCTATCTGGCGGGAAAAGGGTGGCGAGTGGCAAACGTTCCGGTCATCCTCAATCTTCCGTTGCCAGGCCGATTAATGACGATCGATCAGGGTCGGATCGTCGGACTCATTGTTGCGGTGGATCGGCTGGTGGAGCTGCGGCGGGCCAGACTTGAACAGAAGCATGCGTCTGTTGCTGATGCCTACGCGAAGTTAGAGGAGGTGCGTGCCGAGCTTTCATACAGTCGATCGCTCTTTCGTAAGGCCGGCTGGCCGGTCATCGACATGACCAGCAAATCGATCGAGGAGGCGGCAAGTGAGATTCTGGCGCTCATTGCCGCGCCTGATACGCCGCAGCCGGCTGAGCGAAAGGGCGCCGACGCCTGTCGGAAGAGCGGTGGAAGGAAGTAA
- a CDS encoding APC family permease, with translation MPTLEKESGTTVLRRTAEYQPPHSWRTWLIGRPLRTADAPEQAIGKTVGLAVFASDALSSTAYATDEILFVLAAVGAAAFVYALPISLAIVVLLAIVTLSYLQTIHAYPGGGGAYIVARDNLGKLPAQIAGASLLTDYILTVAVSVASGVAQLASAYPSLFPYRVPLAIGMVLIMMIVNLRGVKESGTILAIPSYFFLAMMLLTVGSGLSQYLMGSLHTVVNPPPGREHIAQSISLFLILHAFSNGTTALTGVEAISNGVPAFKEPRSRNAGITLIWMSAILGALFLGVTFLAGKMGATPSETETVISQLARTAYEGRGLLYLAVIAATTLILIMAANTAYAGFPRLSALLAADGFLPRPLTYRGSRLVYSRGIVALALIASLLIWLFQASVNALIPLYAIGVFLSFTLAQAGMAHRWWKAGHLAPGQEAQEHGSVVRHEPRWVAKMAINGFGALCTAGVMLIFTVTKLQDGAWIVIILIPILVALFTAIHRHYRDLAAHLSLEQYGGPPRISRQRVILAVSGVHRGTLAALRYARTLSNDITAVHICTDPVEAETLNRKWESWGDGIRLVVLDSPYRLFLEPLLGYIEEIAVRRQPNEIITIIVPQFVPRHWWHNLLHTQTAMLLRVMLLFKPGIVITDVPYQIE, from the coding sequence GTGCCTACTCTCGAAAAAGAGAGCGGAACGACCGTTTTGCGGCGGACCGCAGAATACCAGCCGCCTCACTCCTGGCGAACATGGCTGATCGGACGCCCACTTCGGACCGCCGATGCCCCTGAACAGGCCATTGGCAAGACGGTCGGTCTGGCCGTCTTCGCCTCTGACGCGCTCTCCTCCACCGCGTACGCCACTGACGAGATTCTGTTCGTCCTGGCCGCTGTTGGAGCTGCAGCATTCGTCTATGCCCTTCCGATTTCGCTGGCCATCGTGGTACTGTTGGCCATTGTCACGCTCTCGTATTTGCAGACGATCCATGCCTATCCAGGAGGCGGCGGCGCCTATATTGTAGCCCGTGACAACCTGGGAAAACTCCCCGCCCAGATAGCCGGCGCGTCGCTGCTCACCGACTATATCCTGACTGTAGCCGTGTCAGTCGCTTCGGGGGTGGCCCAACTGGCCTCAGCGTATCCGTCCCTCTTTCCCTACCGAGTGCCGTTAGCCATCGGGATGGTGCTGATCATGATGATCGTCAACCTGCGCGGAGTGAAAGAATCCGGCACGATTCTCGCCATTCCCAGCTATTTCTTCCTGGCTATGATGCTTCTGACCGTAGGCAGCGGTCTCAGTCAGTACCTGATGGGAAGTCTCCATACCGTCGTGAACCCGCCGCCGGGAAGGGAGCATATTGCGCAATCGATCTCACTCTTCCTGATTCTCCATGCCTTTTCCAATGGCACGACCGCCCTTACCGGGGTGGAGGCCATCTCGAACGGGGTCCCTGCGTTTAAGGAGCCGCGCAGCCGCAATGCGGGCATCACGCTGATCTGGATGTCCGCCATTCTTGGCGCACTGTTCCTGGGCGTGACCTTCCTGGCCGGAAAAATGGGTGCGACACCTTCGGAGACAGAAACGGTGATCTCGCAACTGGCGCGGACGGCCTATGAGGGTCGAGGTCTGCTGTACCTGGCCGTCATCGCCGCCACTACCCTTATCCTGATCATGGCTGCCAATACGGCCTATGCCGGCTTTCCGCGGTTAAGCGCTCTGCTGGCGGCAGATGGCTTTTTGCCTCGGCCGCTCACGTACCGGGGAAGCCGCCTGGTCTACTCGCGCGGCATTGTGGCGCTGGCCCTCATTGCCTCACTCCTGATCTGGCTGTTTCAGGCCAGCGTCAACGCACTGATCCCGCTCTATGCTATCGGCGTCTTCCTCTCCTTCACACTTGCCCAGGCCGGCATGGCGCACCGCTGGTGGAAGGCCGGACATCTGGCGCCAGGACAGGAAGCTCAGGAGCATGGTTCAGTCGTCCGCCACGAACCCAGATGGGTGGCGAAGATGGCGATTAACGGCTTTGGCGCACTCTGTACGGCTGGGGTCATGCTGATCTTTACCGTCACCAAGTTGCAGGATGGCGCATGGATCGTAATCATTCTGATCCCCATTCTTGTCGCCCTATTCACGGCCATCCATCGCCATTACCGCGATCTCGCCGCCCACCTTTCACTGGAACAGTACGGTGGGCCGCCTCGAATCTCGCGTCAGCGTGTGATTCTGGCGGTCAGTGGCGTCCATCGCGGTACGCTGGCGGCACTCCGCTACGCCCGCACGCTATCCAACGACATCACGGCCGTGCATATCTGCACCGATCCCGTCGAAGCCGAGACGCTGAACCGGAAATGGGAATCGTGGGGCGATGGAATCCGCCTGGTCGTGCTTGATTCTCCCTACCGGTTATTCCTGGAACCCTTATTGGGGTATATCGAGGAGATTGCCGTGCGGCGCCAGCCGAACGAGATCATCACCATCATCGTGCCGCAGTTTGTCCCCCGCCACTGGTGGCACAACCTCCTACACACCCAGACGGCGATGCTGCTGCGAGTGATGCTGTTGTTCAAGCCGGGGATTGTCATTACTGATGTGCCCTATCAAATCGAGTAA
- a CDS encoding rhodanese-like domain-containing protein: protein MIAQEEFRDPFERINAEAAKALIEKGDMVVVDVRESAEWGQGHIAEAVHIPLGTLMSRPRELLQQDGIIFVCSEGIRSAVACEVAAAIGRTQLYNLEGGTTAWLKQGYPLTR, encoded by the coding sequence ATGATAGCGCAAGAGGAGTTTCGAGATCCATTTGAACGCATCAACGCTGAGGCGGCCAAGGCGCTGATCGAAAAAGGGGACATGGTCGTGGTGGATGTACGGGAGTCGGCGGAGTGGGGCCAGGGACATATCGCCGAGGCCGTGCATATCCCTCTTGGGACGCTCATGAGCCGCCCGCGCGAACTGCTCCAGCAAGATGGCATTATCTTTGTATGCTCCGAGGGGATCCGGAGCGCAGTGGCGTGTGAGGTCGCGGCGGCCATCGGCAGGACACAACTTTACAATCTTGAAGGCGGCACTACTGCCTGGCTCAAGCAGGGCTACCCCCTTACGCGATGA